GGCAGCGCGATCCCGCGGAGCAGCGTGTTGTAGACGACGCCCGTGACGATCATGTAGGTGCTCGCGCACACGAGCAGCGTCGCCAGCCACGTCGGTTCGACTCTCGCGTCGCGGTGCGTCAGCCCCCAGACCCCGCCGACGGCCAGCACCACCGCTGCAAGCACGTTGGAGAGGATCGTGAAGAAGCTGAAGAAGTTCGCGAACACGGTGGGCAGATGCGCGCCCCACGCGGTGTCTGCGGTGAGGGCGATCTCCAGGGTGCGCACGAGCTGCGCGACGATCGCCGCCACCGCGAGCGCCGCCGCCACGAGTCGGATGTAAGGCCACCACCGCGTCATCGCCACCTCCGTCGCCACTGTAGCGGGATCGAAACCGTGCCTCCGCCCGGCGCGGTGCGGGATCGAGAACGTGCCTCCGTCCGGGTGTGGGATCGAAATCGTGCCTCCGGCGACCCCGGAAGGAGCGTATTCCGTCCCGTATCGCGCTTCCCCGGCGGACAAGCTTCGGCAATGATGGTCGAGATGGCGTCACGAAGGCCACGGACCCGCCGGAGGTAGTCATGTCGTACGACATCGAAGTGTATGGAAAGCTCCGGCTCGCACCGTCCGAGGTGCAGACCGGGACGGGTCCAGTCACAGCGAGCGAGATCGCTGGCGAGGGGCTCGTTCAGGCCTTCACTCATGATTCAGGGGAGTACTGCTTCATCGTCGACGGGCCGCACGACGTCGGCGGCGAGGACATGGACAGTGTTCCCACCGGCCTCCCCGACAACGTGCGCTTCCGGTACGCAGTCGTCGTCGAAGGCTCTGCGCAGCCCCATATCGGACATGCGCTGCGTTTCGCGGATGATCTGGCCGGGGTGGTGGGAGGGGTCGTGCACGACCCACAGGTCGCCGTGGAGGAGACGTCCGACCCTCGATACGTGTCACGGAGGACCGGGCCCAGCCGCGAGAAGTTCCTGCACGTCGAGTGGTTCCGGCGCTTCGACGAGGAAAGCCCTTCGTTTGCCCAGATGTATCTCGAGTCGGCGAAGGAGCATCTTCCGGCCGCACTGCCCACCGTGTTCGGGTTCAGCGAGCCACTACGAGGAAAGCTCGCAGAGGAGGGGGCGGAAGGGGTCGACCGCATCTACCGAGAAGATGGTGACCGCAGCAGACTGGTCCTCCGGGGGCGAAAGCCGCTCATCTCGGGATTTGTCAGTGGGTGGTCCGATCAGTCCATCGCTGAACAGCAGCGCGTCCGGCTCGTCTTCGACGCGTCGGCGCTCTCCAAGCCTCGGTTCGTCAGCGCCTTCGAGAGCTTCTTCGTCGATCTCGCACAGCGTTCGAGCAGCTTCTTCTCATTCGCCGAGGTCACGCAGTCCCGCTTCTCCCCGACGATGGCGCTGCCGCAACGGGGTGAGTGGCCAGGCCTGCCGCAGAGCCCTCCGTGGCTGAGCTGGTTCTCCACGGAGTACGCCGACCTCGTCCGCCCGCATCTGACCGCGGGTGCGCATCGCGAGCTGAGCGGCGGCATGCTCTATCGCTCGAACATGCCCGCGACGAGCGTCAGCGCTTCATGGACGGAGCCGGGGGCCTGGGTCCCCTCCGAGTTCGTTCCTGTTCAGGCGGATCCTGACAATCACCGCAAATCGACGGCTCGCGCGAGCGAGATGCCCGTCGCGCTCCTGTCATCGGACTACTTCGTCAAGGTCCGGTGACTGTGGACCCCGATCGGTGGCGACTATCAGACGATCTCGATCGATTTCGAGCTCGACCACTTGGTGGAGTCGGACGCGTTAGGCGCAGTCGCGGGGTTCCTCGTGGATGTGGCACGTCGCGTCGGCAGCTTCTTCGCCTTCGCCGAGCTCAACGACACTCGGTTCGCGACGGCGCGTCCGCGCGGTTTCGACGGAGCGTGGGGAGGGCTGCCGGTCGACCCTCAGTGGGCCACCTGGTACGACGCGGAGTACTCCACGCTGGTCCGGCCCCGTCTCCGAGGTGGCGAGATCCAGGAGTTCCCGGAGGGGCTCATGCACCGATGGTCCACCACACCGGCAAGGGCAGACGCGATACGCCGGGGGCTCAGCACCACATGGCCGCCACCCGATCTCGTGGGCTCGGTCCACACCGCACCAGGCGGTCCCCGTGGGATCGCACAGGCGAAGGTCGTGCCGGAATCGCTACGAGTCCCTTCCTCGTGAGCGGAAGTGCTGGTCCTCGGTGAGCCTTCGTCGACGAACGCGCGCCACCGCCTGATACGGGATCGAAACCGCGCCTCCAGGGCCTCGGGCCGGTGTGTATTCCGTCCCGTATCGCGCTTCCGAGGGCTGTCGGAGGCCTGCCGATAGGATGGGAGAGCCCGATCGGGCCAGCTCATCCGCCGGTGGAATCCCGGCGAGAGGCATCATCCAGGGGGTTACCCATGCCAGGAATCGTGATCGTCGGCGTGCAGTGGGGCGACGAAGGAAAGGGCAAGGCCACCGATCTGCTCGGTGAGCGCACCGACTGGGTGGTGAAGTTCAACGGCGGCAACAACGCCGGGCACACCGTCGTCGTCGGCGACGAGAAGTACGCCCTGCACCTGCTGCCCTCCGGCATCCTGTCGCCCGGCGTGAACCCGGTCATCGGCAACGGCGTGGTCATCGACCTCGAAGTCCTCTTCTCCGAGCTGGAGGCCCTGTCCGCCCGCGGCATCGACGTCTCGCGGCTCAAGGTCAGCGCCAACGCGCACATCATCACCCAGTACCACCGCACGCTCGACAAGGTCACCGAGCGCTTCCTCGGCAAGCGCAACATCGGCACGACCGGCCGCGGCATCGGTCCGGCCTACGCCGACAAGATCAACCGCGTCGGCATCCGCGTGCAGGACCTCTTCGACGAGAACATCCTGCGCCAGAAGGTCGAGGGCGCTCTCGACCAGAAGAACCACCTCCTGGTGAAGGTCTTCAACCGCCGCGCCGTCACCTGCGACGAGATCGTCGACGACCTGCTCTCCTACGCCGAGCGTCTGCGTCCGATGGTCGCCGACACCGGCTACCTCATCGACCAGGCACTGAGCCGCGGCGAGGTCGTCGTGTTCGAGGGTGGCCAGGCCACGATGCTCGACATCGACCACGGCACCTACCCGTTCGTCACGTCGTCCTCGGCCACGGCCGGCGGCGCCTCGACCGGGTCCGGCGTCGGCCCCGGCGCACTCGACCGCATCGTCGGCATCGTCAAGGCCTACACGACCCGCGTCGGCTCCGGCCCGTTCCCGACCGAGCTGTTCGACGAGCAGGGCGACTGGCTGCGCAAGCAGGGCTTCGAGTTCGGCACCACGACCGGGCGTCCCCGCCGCGTGGGCTGGTACGACGCCCCCATCACCCGGTACGCCACGCGCATCAACGGCATCACCGACCTCGTGCTGACCAAGCTCGACATCCTCACCGGGCTCGAGAAGATCCCGGTGTGCGTGGCCTACGACGTCGACGGGGAGCGCTTCGACGAGGTGCCGGTGAACCAGACCGACTTCCACCACGCGAAGCCGATCCTGGAGTACTTCCCCGGGTGGAGCGAGGACATCTCGACCGCGCGCACCTTCGAGGATCTTCCGCAGACGGCGCAGGACTACGTGCTCGCGCTGGAGGAGATGAGCAACACCCGCATCTCGGTGATCGGCGTCGGCCCGGAGCGCGATCAGGTGATCGTGCGTCACGACCTGCTCGACTGATCGGCATGACACGGTTCTGGCTCGGGGGCTACGGCCCGGCGATGGAAGGCTCCGCCGAGGGGATCGGCGTGCTGGCCGGTGACGAGGGCCGTGAGGCCACGACGCTCGCCTACCGCGGACCCGTGACGCAGACGCCGTCGCCGTCGTGGTTGGCGGCGCATCCGTCCCTCGACGTCGTGTACGCGGCGCTGGAGGGCGATGCCGCGGTGCAGGCGTTCGTGCGCACGGGCGAGATGGCGCTGTCCCCGCTGGGCGATCCGGTGCCGACGGGGGACGGCGTCTGCCATCTCGCGGTGTCGCCGAACGGCCAGACGCTCGTCGTCAGCTGTTACGGCGACGGGCGGGTCGTCCGCTTCGGGCTCGCCGCCGATGGCCAGCTTGTCCCGGCGAAGGAGGATGCAGCCGCGGCCCTGCGTGCCGCCCTGTTCGGCGACGGCGACCCGGATGCGGCTCCCGTCACTCCCGCCGGTGATGGTATCGCCGCGGTCGATCCGTACGGCGCCGCGGACCGCGCATCCCACGCGCACGCCGCCGCCTTCCTCCCGGACGGCCGCGTGGTGACGACCGATCTCGGGTTCGATCTCGTCCGGTTCTGGCGCCTGCAGGGTGGTGGGCTCGCCCTCGATCAGGAGGTCGTGCTCCCGCGCGGCACCGGCCCGCGGCACATGGTCGTGCATCCGAGTGGCCACCTGCACATCGTGACGGAGTACTCGTGCGAGGTCTTCACGCTCGCAGCGGCCGCCGACGGCACCTGGAGCGTCGTCTCCTCGGCTCCGGCGAGCCCCATCGCACAGGTCGGCGTGGACTTCCCCGCCGAGCTCGCTCGCACCAAGGACGGTCAGTTCCTCTACACCGCTCTGCGCGGCAGCAACACCATCGCGGCGCTGCGGGTGCGTGGCAGCGGCGAGGCTCTGGAGCCCGTCGCGCTCGCCGATTCCGGTGTCGACTGGCCGCGGCATCACCTCGTCTACCAGGGCAAGCTCCTCGTCGCAGGGCAACGTTCCGACACCGTGACGCTGCTCGACCTCGATGACCGCACGGGAGCCCCGCTCGGAGTTCGGCACGAGGCGCAGGCTCCCGCACCGACGAGCATCCTCCCGCTCCGCTGAGCCTGTGCGGGCTGCGCGTACCCCGGGCTTGACCTCAACCATTCTTGAGGTTCTAGCGTCGTCCTCATGACGACCGAGACCGGGCGCGCTGCGCCGTCCACGCCCGCCCCGCCCCGCATCCTCGGTGGCGAGTACGTCTGGATCACGATCGGCGCGTGCGCCCTCGTGTTCCTCGGCGCCTTCGAATCACTGGCGGTCACCACGGTGATGCCCGCGGTCAGCGCCGACCTCGACGGAGAGCGGCTGTACGCGCTCGCCTTCGCCGGGCCGCTCGCGACGAGCGTGATCGGCATGGTCGTGGCCGGAAACTGGTCGGACCGGCGGGGTCCCGTGGTGCCGTTGTATGCGTCCGTCGTCCTGTTCACGGTAGGGCTGCTCGTCGCGGGGCTTGCGTCGAGCATGGAGGTGCTCGTCGCCGGGCGCTTCGCCCAGGGGCTCGGCAACGGCGGGCTCATGGTGGCGCTCTACGTCGTGGTCGCCCGGGTGTATCCGACGTCGCTGCACCCGGCGATCTTCGCGGGGTTCGCCGCCGCGTGGGTCATCCCCTCCCTCATCGGTCCGACGATCGCAGGAGCGGTCACGGAGGTGTGGAGCTGGCACTGGGTCTTCCTCGGCGTCGTGGTCCTCGTCGTGCTCGCACTGCTGATGGTCGTCCCGGCTCTCCGGGGACTCGCCCGCAGCGGGGACGCGAACACGCCCTGGGCGCTCGGACGGCTGGGATGGTCGGTGCTCGCCGCCGTCGCGGTGCTCGCCCTCGACCTCGTGGGAGAGGTCCCGGTCGCCGGTCCGTTCCTTTCGGCGGTGGCGGTGGTGGTCGCGGTCGCGGCAGTGCGCCCACTCGTTCCTCGGGGCACCCTCGTCGCCCGTCGGGGGCTGCCGTCGGTGATCCTGGTCCGCGGTCTGGGGGCGGCGGCGTTCTTCGGGGCGCAGATCTACCTGCCGTACCTGCTCACGGATCGATACCTGCTGTCGCCGACCCTCGCCGGGCTCGCGCTGACCGGGGGTGCGCTCGCCTGGTCGGCGGCGGCGACCGTCCAAGGGCGGATGGGCGAGCGCCTGTCGAGCGTGACGGCCGTGCGGGTGGGGACGATCCTCGTGGTCGTCGGGGTTGCGCTCGTCCTGGTGATCACCGTGATGCAGGCGCCCGCGCTGCTCGCCGCGTTCGCCTGGATCGTCGCCGGCGCCGGGATGGGGTTGATGAGCCCGCGCACGAGCGCTCTCGTCCTGGCGATGTCGTCCCCCGCGGAACAGGGGTTCAACAGTGGCGCCATGACCGTGGCCGACTCGTTCGGCAGTGCGCTCGCCCTCGCCGTCACGGGCTCGCTCTTCGTCGCCCTCGGGGCTGCGGCAGGGGTGGATCCGTTCGCCGCGGTGTTCGCCCTCGCCGCCGTGGTCGGGGCGGGAGCGGCCGTCCTCGCTCCGCGGACGAGGGGTGTCGACCCGGCCGCCGCGGGGTGATTTGCGCCCCGCGTGGCCCGCCCTCTAGCCTGATGAACGGTGTTCAGGTGAACACCGTTCAGGAAGGATGGACCGATGACCCCCACGAGCCGCGACACCTCGGCGACCCTCGGCCGCGTCGCCGTCTTCGCCGCGCTCATCATCGTGCTCGGCACGGTCGTCGTCCCGCTGCCCGGCGGGGTGCCCATCACCGGACAGACGCTCGCCGTCATGCTGGCGGGTCTCGTCCTCGGACCGCGTGTCGCGCCGTGGTCGGTCGCACTCGTCCTCGTGCTCGCGGCGATCGGTCTCCCGGTGCTCGCGGGCGGGCGTGGCGGACTCGGGGTCTTCGTCGGCCCCACGGCGGGATATCTGCTCGGGTGGGTCGCCGGTGTCGTCGTCATCGGACTCCTGATGCGCACCGGCCGCCCGACCTGGTGGCGCGCCGCGATCGCGGCGTTCGTCGGCGGCGTCCTCGTCGTCTACGCCTTCGGCATCCCCGTGCAGGCCCTCGTCACCGGCGTCCCGCTCGACCTCACGGCCCTCTCGACCCTGGCCTTCCTTCCCGGCGACCTCATCAAGGTGACCGCGGCCACCCTCATCGTCATGGCCCTCCGTCGCGCCTATCCCCGGGCCTTCGCCGACCCCCGCCGCGTCCCCTCCGTCGTCGCCTGACTATCGGGCCGTCCTTTCCGGTCCCGTCGACTCCGTCCGTTCCGTCGACTCCGTCCGTTCCGTCGACTCCGTCCGTCCCGTCGACTCCGTCCGTCCTGTTCCAGATGCACGACCGTGACACGTCTGCCGGCGGATCGCCCCGTCCGGCCTGTGCGACCGTCCCCACGTCGTGCATCCGGAACCTCGGACCGGGCTCGCCGACCCGGATCCGGACCCGTAGCCCGCCGTGACGAGTCCGTGGTTCCTGGTCCGGATGCACGACCAGGTCACGTCTGCCGGCGGATCGGTCCCGTCCGAGCCGTGCAGCCGCACTCGGGTCGTGCACCCGGAACGTCGTCGGAAGGAACGTCGTGGATCCGGAACGGGAACACGCGGGGAAGACGGGCATATCGGCCGACGGGAACAACTCACCCGTGACTCGACGTTCCTCATGAGCGAGACTGGGCCACGGACCGATGCGGCCACGAGAGGGGCGAGCATGACTGCTGCCGAGAAGACCGACGAATACGACCTCATCGTGCTGGGCGGTGGTCCGGTCGGGGAGAACGTGGCGGACCGGGCGGTGCAGGGCGGTCTCAGTGCGATCATCGTGGAGAGCGAGCTCGTCGGCGGGGAGTGCTCGTACTGGGCCTGCATGCCGTCGAAGGCCCTGCTCCGTTCGGCCCAGGCGCTCCGTGCCGCGCAGCACGTCGCCGGCGCCGCGCAGGCCGTCACCGGGAGCCTCGACGTGCGGGCGGTGTTCGAGCGCCGCGACTCCTTCACGAGCAACTGGTCCGACGACGGACAGGTGAAGTGGCTCGAGTCCGCCCACATCGACCTCGCCCGAGGCCACGGCCGGCTGACCGGGGAGCGCGAGGTGACCGTGACCGACCAGGACGGCGGCACCCGCGTGCTGCGCGCCCGTCACGCGGTCGCCATCAGCACCGGCTCGGACGCGGTCATCCCGCCGATCGAGGGTCTGCGAGAGGCTTCGCCGTGGACGAGTCGCGAGGCGACCAGTGCCGAGGAGCTGCCCGAGAGCCTCGCGGTGATCGGCGGCGGCGTGGTCGCGGTCGAGATGGCCACCGCGTACGCCGCGCTCGGCTCGTCGGTGACGCTCCTCGCGCGCAGCGGGCTGCTGGGCGGGATGGAGCCCTTCGCCGGGGAGCGGGTGGCCGACGGCCTGCGTGAGCTCGGCGTCGACGTCCGCACCGACACCGGCACGACCGCAGTGCACCGCGACGGCGACCGGGTGACGATCACGCTCGACGGCGGGGAGACCGTGACCGCCGCCGAGGTGCTCGTGGCGACCGGACGCTCCCCGCGCAGCGCCGACATCGGCCTCGACGTTGTCGGACTCGAACCGGGCCGCTGGATCGAGACCGACGACACCCTCCGCGTCCCCGGACACGACTGGCTCTACGCCGTGGGCGACGTCAACGGCCGTGTGCTGCTGACCCACCAGGGCAAGTACCAGGCGCGCGCGGCGGGCGACGTCATCGCCGCCCGCGCGAAGGGCGACGCCGTCGACGACGCCCCCTGGGGGCGTCACGCCGCCACGGCCGATCACGCCGCGGTGCCGCAGGTCACCTTCTCGATCCCGGAGGTCGGATCGGTCGGACTCACCG
This genomic stretch from Microbacterium sp. Nx66 harbors:
- a CDS encoding adenylosuccinate synthase, whose protein sequence is MPGIVIVGVQWGDEGKGKATDLLGERTDWVVKFNGGNNAGHTVVVGDEKYALHLLPSGILSPGVNPVIGNGVVIDLEVLFSELEALSARGIDVSRLKVSANAHIITQYHRTLDKVTERFLGKRNIGTTGRGIGPAYADKINRVGIRVQDLFDENILRQKVEGALDQKNHLLVKVFNRRAVTCDEIVDDLLSYAERLRPMVADTGYLIDQALSRGEVVVFEGGQATMLDIDHGTYPFVTSSSATAGGASTGSGVGPGALDRIVGIVKAYTTRVGSGPFPTELFDEQGDWLRKQGFEFGTTTGRPRRVGWYDAPITRYATRINGITDLVLTKLDILTGLEKIPVCVAYDVDGERFDEVPVNQTDFHHAKPILEYFPGWSEDISTARTFEDLPQTAQDYVLALEEMSNTRISVIGVGPERDQVIVRHDLLD
- a CDS encoding lactonase family protein translates to MTRFWLGGYGPAMEGSAEGIGVLAGDEGREATTLAYRGPVTQTPSPSWLAAHPSLDVVYAALEGDAAVQAFVRTGEMALSPLGDPVPTGDGVCHLAVSPNGQTLVVSCYGDGRVVRFGLAADGQLVPAKEDAAAALRAALFGDGDPDAAPVTPAGDGIAAVDPYGAADRASHAHAAAFLPDGRVVTTDLGFDLVRFWRLQGGGLALDQEVVLPRGTGPRHMVVHPSGHLHIVTEYSCEVFTLAAAADGTWSVVSSAPASPIAQVGVDFPAELARTKDGQFLYTALRGSNTIAALRVRGSGEALEPVALADSGVDWPRHHLVYQGKLLVAGQRSDTVTLLDLDDRTGAPLGVRHEAQAPAPTSILPLR
- a CDS encoding MFS transporter, giving the protein MTTETGRAAPSTPAPPRILGGEYVWITIGACALVFLGAFESLAVTTVMPAVSADLDGERLYALAFAGPLATSVIGMVVAGNWSDRRGPVVPLYASVVLFTVGLLVAGLASSMEVLVAGRFAQGLGNGGLMVALYVVVARVYPTSLHPAIFAGFAAAWVIPSLIGPTIAGAVTEVWSWHWVFLGVVVLVVLALLMVVPALRGLARSGDANTPWALGRLGWSVLAAVAVLALDLVGEVPVAGPFLSAVAVVVAVAAVRPLVPRGTLVARRGLPSVILVRGLGAAAFFGAQIYLPYLLTDRYLLSPTLAGLALTGGALAWSAAATVQGRMGERLSSVTAVRVGTILVVVGVALVLVITVMQAPALLAAFAWIVAGAGMGLMSPRTSALVLAMSSPAEQGFNSGAMTVADSFGSALALAVTGSLFVALGAAAGVDPFAAVFALAAVVGAGAAVLAPRTRGVDPAAAG
- a CDS encoding biotin transporter BioY; protein product: MTPTSRDTSATLGRVAVFAALIIVLGTVVVPLPGGVPITGQTLAVMLAGLVLGPRVAPWSVALVLVLAAIGLPVLAGGRGGLGVFVGPTAGYLLGWVAGVVVIGLLMRTGRPTWWRAAIAAFVGGVLVVYAFGIPVQALVTGVPLDLTALSTLAFLPGDLIKVTAATLIVMALRRAYPRAFADPRRVPSVVA
- a CDS encoding dihydrolipoyl dehydrogenase family protein: MTAAEKTDEYDLIVLGGGPVGENVADRAVQGGLSAIIVESELVGGECSYWACMPSKALLRSAQALRAAQHVAGAAQAVTGSLDVRAVFERRDSFTSNWSDDGQVKWLESAHIDLARGHGRLTGEREVTVTDQDGGTRVLRARHAVAISTGSDAVIPPIEGLREASPWTSREATSAEELPESLAVIGGGVVAVEMATAYAALGSSVTLLARSGLLGGMEPFAGERVADGLRELGVDVRTDTGTTAVHRDGDRVTITLDGGETVTAAEVLVATGRSPRSADIGLDVVGLEPGRWIETDDTLRVPGHDWLYAVGDVNGRVLLTHQGKYQARAAGDVIAARAKGDAVDDAPWGRHAATADHAAVPQVTFSIPEVGSVGLTEAAAREAGTAVRAVDYDLGWVAGASLYEDGFAGQARLVVDTDRDVVIGATFVGPEVAELVHAATIAIVGEVPIARLWHAVPSYPTISEIWLRLLEGYGRDSA